The Bacteroidota bacterium genome includes the window GATATTTGCTGAAAGTTATGCATCAAAAATTAAAGAAGGAAATGATGTAGAAATTGTATTTCCCGACATCAACCAAACCATAACTTCAAAGATTAGTTTTAAAGGAAGAGTGATAAATGCTCTTACGCGCACTTTTGGTGTTGAAGCGCTCTTGCAATCGCAACCCGATTATCATCCAAACATGCTTGCTGTTTTAAAAATTGTTGATTACCACAACCCTTCTGCAATGGTAGTTCCAATTAATACCATTCAAAACTCCGACGAAGGTCAATTTGTGATGGTGGCCCGTATCGAAAACGGTAAAAATATTGCCAAAAAACAACGTGTTACAGTAGGCAAAGAATATGGTGGAATGGCTGAAATTACAGAAGGTTTAGTAGCTAACGATAAGTTAATTACTACCGGTTATCAGGATTTAAATGATGGTGATAACATCAAGTTTTAATATTTAAAAGCCGGACTCTAATGTGTAAACCCGAAACAGTGTTGTTGCAAAAAATGCTCTGCTTAGGCTTACACACTCCTTCGACTTCGCTCAGGATGACAAGCCGCACAACTAACTTAATACGTTTATAACTCGATTTATGAAAGATTTAGAAAAAGAATTTAAACCCACCACCTGGTCCATCAACAATAAAACCAGCATTTTTGTAATGACCATTATCATTACCCTTGCAGGTATAATGTCGTATAACAGTTTGCCGAAAGAAAAATTTCCGGACATTGTTATTCCTACCATTTATGTTAGCACTGTGAATTTCGGAACATCGCCGAAAGACATGGAAAACCTAATAACTAAACCGCTTGAAAAACAAATTAAAGCTATTAGCGGTGTAAAAAAACTTACCAGCAATTCGATACAGGATTTTTCGAATGTGATTGTTGAGTTCAATACCGACGTTTCTGTGCCTTTGGCTAAGCAAAAGGTAAAGGATGCTGTAGACAAGGCGCGTACTGATTTACCGCAAACACTTACTCGTGAGCCGAATGTTATTGAAGTTGATTTTAGCGAAATGCCCATTATGTATGTAAATATTTCGGGTGATTTTGACTTGAATAAACTTAAAAATTTTGCTGATGATGCCAAAGATAAAATTGAAGGAATGCGCGAAATTACCCGTGTTGACATTGTTGGAGCACTGGATCGTGAAATACAGATTAATGTCGACAAGTTTAAAATGGAAGCGGCCGATGTTACCATGCGCGACATTGAAATGGCTGTGAAATATGAGAATATGACCATGAGTGCCGGGTTGGTAAAAATGGATGCCATGAAGCGCAGCATCAGTATTTTGGGCGAGTTTAAAGATCCTCGTCTGCTAAACGATATAATTATTCGCTCCTCGTCGGGTGCAACTGTTTACTTAAAAGACATCGCTGAAATAAAAGACGGTTTTAAAGAAAAGGAAAGCTATGCGCGTTTGGCACACAAAAATGTAATTACGTTAAACGTTATAAAACGAAGCGGAGAAAACCTTATTGAGGCTTCGGATAAGGTGCGCGAGATAATTGCAGATTTGCAAAAAGAAAAGTTTCCAAAAGATTTAAAAGTTACCATCACTGGCGACCAATCTACTTCTACACGTGTAACCTTGCATGATTTAATAAACACGATTATTATCGGATTTATATTGGTAACTCTTATTTTGATGTTCTTTATGGGAGCGACGAATGCCTTGTTTGTGGCCATGTCGGTTCCCCTTTCATGTTTTCTTGCATTTTTGGTATTCCCGAGCATTGGATTTAACTTGAACATGATTGTGTTGTTTGCGTTTTTACTTGCACTTGGAATTGTGGTAGATGATGCAATTGTGGTAATTGAAAACACACACCGAATTTTCGACAATGGAAAAGTACCTATAAAACAAGCTGCAAAAATTGCAGCCGGTGAAATATTTTTACCGGTATTATCGGGCACTTTAACCACCCTTGCTCCTTTTATTCCATTGGCTTTTTGGAAAGGAATAATTGGTAAGTTCATGTTCTTTTTACCGGTTACACTCATTGTAACATTGCTCGCTTCGCTTGTAGTTGCTTACCTTATAAATCCGGTGTTTGCCGTACAGTTTATGAAGCCGCATCAAGATGATAATGATCCATTGGTTAAAGCCAAAAAGAATAAGGGATTAAAAATAACCGGAGTTGTTTTTGCCGCAGTGGCGTTGCTTTTTTACATAAGTGGAAACTTTGGAATGGGTAATTTTATTCTATTCCTGTATGGTTTAATTTTATTGAATCGTTTCGTTTTTACCAAGGTAATATTGAATTTTCAAACTAAAGTTTGGCCGGCTGTTCAAGATCGTTATGCCCGTTTATTGAACCGTGCTTTGCAGGGTCGACGACCTATTTGGTTGTTGGTTGGAACAGTTGGATTATTAATATTTAGTTTTGTGTTAACCGGAATAGTAAAGCCGAAAGTGGTGTTTTTTCCGAACAGTGATCCCAACTTTGTGTATACCTACATTAATTTACCGGTTGGTACCAATGCCGAATATACCGATTCCATTACGCGCATTGTTGAGGATCGTGTATACAAGGTGATGGAACCGGATGGCAAACCCAATCCAATTGTTGAATCTATTATTTCGAACGTTGCTGTTGGTGCTACCGATCCCAATGATGGCGATAGAAGCACAGCGCCAAATAAAGGAAAGGTATCGGTAGCCTTTGTGGAGTTTGCACATAGAAATGGCGCGTCTACCAGTGTTTATCTAGACAAAATACGAGAAGCAGTAAAGGGAATTCCAGGGGCTGAAATTACAGTTGATAAAGAAGCAGCTGGACCGCCGGTAGGGAAGCCTGTGAGTATTGAAATTACTGGTGATGATCTTACCGATTTAATTCAGGTTTCGAAGCGTTTGAAACTTTACCTTGATTCGTTACAAATACCGGGCGTAGAAGAATTAAAATCAGACATACAAAATAACAAGCCCGAAATTGTGGTTGATATTGACAGAGAACGCGCAAATCGTGAAGGGATTAGTACTGCTCAAATTGGTGGTGAAATTCGCAATGCTGTATTTGGTGCAGAAGTAAGCAAATTTAGAGATGCCAATGACGAATATCCAATACAGTTGCGCTACAAAGAAGATCAACGCAACAACATTGATGTGTTGATGAATTTAAAAATTACTTACCGCGATATGAATATGGGTGGTATGATACGTCAGGTGCCTCTTGCCTCGGTTGCGAAAATACATTACGACAATACATTTGGTGGAATAAAACGTAAAAATCAAAAACGCATTGTTACTTTATCGAGCAATGTATTGAGCAGTGCAAATCCGAATGAGGTTGTTGGTAAAGTGCAAGATGCTGTTGCCCGATTTAGCATACCTTCAGGAATTAGTATTGATATGACCGGTGAACAGCAGGAGCAAAAAGAAACGGGAGCATTTTTAGGTGCAGCGTTAATGACCTCATTGGGCTTGATTTTTTTGATTTTGGTGATGCAATTCAATTCGATTAGCCGACCATTAATTATTTTGAGTGAGATTTTGTTTAGCGTTATTGGTGTATTGCTTGGTATGTCGATTTTTAATATGCAAATTTCTATTATCATGACCGGTATTGGTATTGTTGCCTTAGC containing:
- a CDS encoding efflux RND transporter periplasmic adaptor subunit, yielding IFAESYASKIKEGNDVEIVFPDINQTITSKISFKGRVINALTRTFGVEALLQSQPDYHPNMLAVLKIVDYHNPSAMVVPINTIQNSDEGQFVMVARIENGKNIAKKQRVTVGKEYGGMAEITEGLVANDKLITTGYQDLNDGDNIKF
- a CDS encoding efflux RND transporter permease subunit, which produces MKDLEKEFKPTTWSINNKTSIFVMTIIITLAGIMSYNSLPKEKFPDIVIPTIYVSTVNFGTSPKDMENLITKPLEKQIKAISGVKKLTSNSIQDFSNVIVEFNTDVSVPLAKQKVKDAVDKARTDLPQTLTREPNVIEVDFSEMPIMYVNISGDFDLNKLKNFADDAKDKIEGMREITRVDIVGALDREIQINVDKFKMEAADVTMRDIEMAVKYENMTMSAGLVKMDAMKRSISILGEFKDPRLLNDIIIRSSSGATVYLKDIAEIKDGFKEKESYARLAHKNVITLNVIKRSGENLIEASDKVREIIADLQKEKFPKDLKVTITGDQSTSTRVTLHDLINTIIIGFILVTLILMFFMGATNALFVAMSVPLSCFLAFLVFPSIGFNLNMIVLFAFLLALGIVVDDAIVVIENTHRIFDNGKVPIKQAAKIAAGEIFLPVLSGTLTTLAPFIPLAFWKGIIGKFMFFLPVTLIVTLLASLVVAYLINPVFAVQFMKPHQDDNDPLVKAKKNKGLKITGVVFAAVALLFYISGNFGMGNFILFLYGLILLNRFVFTKVILNFQTKVWPAVQDRYARLLNRALQGRRPIWLLVGTVGLLIFSFVLTGIVKPKVVFFPNSDPNFVYTYINLPVGTNAEYTDSITRIVEDRVYKVMEPDGKPNPIVESIISNVAVGATDPNDGDRSTAPNKGKVSVAFVEFAHRNGASTSVYLDKIREAVKGIPGAEITVDKEAAGPPVGKPVSIEITGDDLTDLIQVSKRLKLYLDSLQIPGVEELKSDIQNNKPEIVVDIDRERANREGISTAQIGGEIRNAVFGAEVSKFRDANDEYPIQLRYKEDQRNNIDVLMNLKITYRDMNMGGMIRQVPLASVAKIHYDNTFGGIKRKNQKRIVTLSSNVLSSANPNEVVGKVQDAVARFSIPSGISIDMTGEQQEQKETGAFLGAALMTSLGLIFLILVMQFNSISRPLIILSEILFSVIGVLLGMSIFNMQISIIMTGIGIVALAGIVVRNGILLVEFTDLLMEQGMELKAAIIEAGRTRMTPVILTASATILGLIPLAVGLNIDFVTLFTVFNPHIFFGGDSVAFWGPLSWTMIFGLSFATFLTLILVPAMYLLAMRLKQKLGLVKA